Proteins from one Podarcis raffonei isolate rPodRaf1 chromosome 1, rPodRaf1.pri, whole genome shotgun sequence genomic window:
- the PALS1 gene encoding protein PALS1 isoform X2 has product MSDKWYGLLHTTMTTSHMNGHITEDSDSETKNVDLVPLEEPQRHREMAVDCPGDLGTRMMPLRRSAQLERIRQQQEDLRRRREEDGKKQELDLNSSMRLKKLAQIPPKTGIDNPMFDTGEGVILESPHCAVKILEVEELLSSLKHVQHTLVDPQSQEEIALILQLVQNTDFQNAFKIHNAVTVHMNKTSPPYPLISNAQELAQEVQSVLKPSHQKDGLELNSLLNAPHIQALLLAHDKVAEQEMQPEPVTDEKIYENVGLYGGETVKIVRIEKARDIPLGATVRNEMDSVIISRIVKGGAAEKSGLLHEGDEVLEINGIEIRGKDVNEVFDLLADMHGTLTFVLIPSQQSKPPPTKETVIHVKAHFDYDPSDDPYVPCRELGLSFQKGDILHVISQEDPNWWQAYRDGDEENQPLAGLIPGKSFQQQREAMKQTIEEDKEPEKSGKLWCAKKNKKKRKKVLYNANKNDDYDNEEILTYEEMSLYHQPANRKRPIVLIGPQNCGQNELRQRLMNHEADRFASAVPHTTRNRRDNEVAGRDYHFVSRQVFEADIAAGKFIEHGEFEKNLYGTSIDSVRQVINSGKICLLNIHTQSLKSLRNSDLKPYIIFIAPPSQERLRALLAKEGKNPKPDELREIIEKTREMEQNNGHYFDTAIVNSDIDKAYQELLRLINKLDTEPQWVPSSWLR; this is encoded by the exons ATGTCTGACAAGTGGTACGGCTTACTGCATACAACAATGACAACCTCTCATATGAATGGGCATATAACAGAAGATTCTGACAGTGAAACAAAAAATGTGGATCTTGTACCGCTTGAGGAGCCTCAGAGGCACAGAGAGATGGCTGTTGATTGCCCTGGTGATCTGGGAACCAGGATGATGCCACTGCGGAGGAGTGCTCAACTTGAGCGAATTAGACAACAACAAGAGGACCTAAGGCGAAGGCGGGAAGAAGATGGAAAGAAACAGGAACTGGACCTTAATTCTTCTATGCGGTTGAAGAAGCTAGCTCAAATTCCTCCCAAAACTGGAATAGACAACCCTATGTTTGACACAGGCGAAGGAGTTATTCTAGAGAGCCCACATTGTGCTGTAAAAATCCTAG AAGTTGAGGAGCTTCTATCATCTCTGAAACATGTTCAGCACACCCTGGTAGATCCCCAAAGCCAAGAGGAAATAGCTCTAATTTTACAGCTGGTTCAAAACACCGActttcaaaatgcatttaaaatacatAATGCTGTTACCGTGCATATGAACAAAACCAGTCCACCGTACCCACTTATCTCCAATGCGCAAGAGCTTGCACAAGAG GTACAGAGTGTTTTGAAGCCAAGCCATCAGAAAGATGGATTGGAACTTAATTCTTTATTGAATGCCCCTCATATTCAG GCACTGCTGTTGGCTCATGATAAAGTTGCTGAGCAGGAAATGCAACCAGAGCCAGTGACGGATGAAAAGATTTATGAGAATGTAGGTCTGTATGGAGGAGAGACAGTTAAAATAGTTCGCATTGAAAAGGCTAGAGATATTCCATTG GGCGCTACAGTACGCAATGAAATGGATTCAGTCATCATTAGTCGAATAGTGAAGGGAGGTGCTGCAGAGAAGAGTGGGCTGTTGCATGAAGGTGATGAAGTTCTGGAAATTAACGGAATTGAAATTCGTGGAAAGGATGTTAATGAGGTTTTTGATTTACTG GCGGACATGCACGGCACGCTGACATTTGTCCTGATTCCCAGTCAGCAGAGTAAGCCACCACCCACAAAAGAGACAGTG ATCCATGTGAAAGCTCACTTTGACTATGATCCATCTGATGACCCCTACGTCCCATGCAGAGAGCTAGGCTTATCCTTTCAAAAGGGAGATATACTCCATGTCATCAGCCAAGAAGATCCAAACTGGTGGCAGGCCTATCGAGATGGAGATGAGGAAAATCAGCCTTTGGCAGGCCTCATTCCAG GGAAAAGTTTTCAGCAACAAAGAGAAGCTATGAAGCAAACTATAGAGGAAGACAAAGAACCAGAAAAATCAG GGAAACTTTGGTGTgcgaagaaaaataaaaagaaaaggaaaaaggttcTGTATAATGCCAATAAAAATGATG ATTATGACAACGAGGAGATCTTGACTTATGAGGAAATGTCACTTTATCACCAACCAGCGAATAGGAAACGACCCATTGTCCTGATCGGTCCACAAAACTGTGGCCAAAATGAACTTCGGCAAAGGTTAATGAATCACGAAGCTGACAGATTTGCTTCTGCAGTTCCTC ATACAACACGAAATAGGAGAGACAATGAAGTGGCTGGCAGAGATTACCATTTTGTATCACGGCAAGTATTTGAGGCCGACATAGCAGCAGGAAAGTTTATTGAGCATGGTGAATTTGAGAAGAATCTGTATGGTACCAGCATAGACTCTGTCCGGCAAGTGATCAATTCTGGAAAGATATGTCTTTTAAATATCCATACACAG TCACTGAAGAGCCTTCGCAATTCAGACTTGAAGCCATATATTATCTTCATTGCACCACCTTCACAAGAGCGGCTTCGTGCATTACTGGCCAAAGAGGGCAAAAATCCAAAG CCTGATGAACTTCGAGAAATTATAGAGAAAACCCGAGAGATGGAGCAAAATAATGGCCATTACTTCGACACAGCTATTGTGAATTCTGATATTGACAAAGCATACCAAGAATTACTTCGTTTAATTAACAAACTTGATACAGAACCTCAGTGGGTTCCATCCTCCTGGCTACGGTGA
- the PALS1 gene encoding protein PALS1 isoform X1: MSDKWYGLLHTTMTTSHMNGHITEDSDSETKNVDLVPLEEPQRHREMAVDCPGDLGTRMMPLRRSAQLERIRQQQEDLRRRREEDGKKQELDLNSSMRLKKLAQIPPKTGIDNPMFDTGEGVILESPHCAVKILEVEELLSSLKHVQHTLVDPQSQEEIALILQLVQNTDFQNAFKIHNAVTVHMNKTSPPYPLISNAQELAQEVQSVLKPSHQKDGLELNSLLNAPHIQALLLAHDKVAEQEMQPEPVTDEKIYENVGLYGGETVKIVRIEKARDIPLGATVRNEMDSVIISRIVKGGAAEKSGLLHEGDEVLEINGIEIRGKDVNEVFDLLADMHGTLTFVLIPSQQSKPPPTKETVIHVKAHFDYDPSDDPYVPCRELGLSFQKGDILHVISQEDPNWWQAYRDGDEENQPLAGLIPGKSFQQQREAMKQTIEEDKEPEKSGKLWCAKKNKKKRKKVLYNANKNDGKKGFQLSSSIFSDYDNEEILTYEEMSLYHQPANRKRPIVLIGPQNCGQNELRQRLMNHEADRFASAVPHTTRNRRDNEVAGRDYHFVSRQVFEADIAAGKFIEHGEFEKNLYGTSIDSVRQVINSGKICLLNIHTQSLKSLRNSDLKPYIIFIAPPSQERLRALLAKEGKNPKPDELREIIEKTREMEQNNGHYFDTAIVNSDIDKAYQELLRLINKLDTEPQWVPSSWLR; the protein is encoded by the exons ATGTCTGACAAGTGGTACGGCTTACTGCATACAACAATGACAACCTCTCATATGAATGGGCATATAACAGAAGATTCTGACAGTGAAACAAAAAATGTGGATCTTGTACCGCTTGAGGAGCCTCAGAGGCACAGAGAGATGGCTGTTGATTGCCCTGGTGATCTGGGAACCAGGATGATGCCACTGCGGAGGAGTGCTCAACTTGAGCGAATTAGACAACAACAAGAGGACCTAAGGCGAAGGCGGGAAGAAGATGGAAAGAAACAGGAACTGGACCTTAATTCTTCTATGCGGTTGAAGAAGCTAGCTCAAATTCCTCCCAAAACTGGAATAGACAACCCTATGTTTGACACAGGCGAAGGAGTTATTCTAGAGAGCCCACATTGTGCTGTAAAAATCCTAG AAGTTGAGGAGCTTCTATCATCTCTGAAACATGTTCAGCACACCCTGGTAGATCCCCAAAGCCAAGAGGAAATAGCTCTAATTTTACAGCTGGTTCAAAACACCGActttcaaaatgcatttaaaatacatAATGCTGTTACCGTGCATATGAACAAAACCAGTCCACCGTACCCACTTATCTCCAATGCGCAAGAGCTTGCACAAGAG GTACAGAGTGTTTTGAAGCCAAGCCATCAGAAAGATGGATTGGAACTTAATTCTTTATTGAATGCCCCTCATATTCAG GCACTGCTGTTGGCTCATGATAAAGTTGCTGAGCAGGAAATGCAACCAGAGCCAGTGACGGATGAAAAGATTTATGAGAATGTAGGTCTGTATGGAGGAGAGACAGTTAAAATAGTTCGCATTGAAAAGGCTAGAGATATTCCATTG GGCGCTACAGTACGCAATGAAATGGATTCAGTCATCATTAGTCGAATAGTGAAGGGAGGTGCTGCAGAGAAGAGTGGGCTGTTGCATGAAGGTGATGAAGTTCTGGAAATTAACGGAATTGAAATTCGTGGAAAGGATGTTAATGAGGTTTTTGATTTACTG GCGGACATGCACGGCACGCTGACATTTGTCCTGATTCCCAGTCAGCAGAGTAAGCCACCACCCACAAAAGAGACAGTG ATCCATGTGAAAGCTCACTTTGACTATGATCCATCTGATGACCCCTACGTCCCATGCAGAGAGCTAGGCTTATCCTTTCAAAAGGGAGATATACTCCATGTCATCAGCCAAGAAGATCCAAACTGGTGGCAGGCCTATCGAGATGGAGATGAGGAAAATCAGCCTTTGGCAGGCCTCATTCCAG GGAAAAGTTTTCAGCAACAAAGAGAAGCTATGAAGCAAACTATAGAGGAAGACAAAGAACCAGAAAAATCAG GGAAACTTTGGTGTgcgaagaaaaataaaaagaaaaggaaaaaggttcTGTATAATGCCAATAAAAATGATGGTAAGAAGGGATTTCAACTATCTTCCAGTATTTTTTCTG ATTATGACAACGAGGAGATCTTGACTTATGAGGAAATGTCACTTTATCACCAACCAGCGAATAGGAAACGACCCATTGTCCTGATCGGTCCACAAAACTGTGGCCAAAATGAACTTCGGCAAAGGTTAATGAATCACGAAGCTGACAGATTTGCTTCTGCAGTTCCTC ATACAACACGAAATAGGAGAGACAATGAAGTGGCTGGCAGAGATTACCATTTTGTATCACGGCAAGTATTTGAGGCCGACATAGCAGCAGGAAAGTTTATTGAGCATGGTGAATTTGAGAAGAATCTGTATGGTACCAGCATAGACTCTGTCCGGCAAGTGATCAATTCTGGAAAGATATGTCTTTTAAATATCCATACACAG TCACTGAAGAGCCTTCGCAATTCAGACTTGAAGCCATATATTATCTTCATTGCACCACCTTCACAAGAGCGGCTTCGTGCATTACTGGCCAAAGAGGGCAAAAATCCAAAG CCTGATGAACTTCGAGAAATTATAGAGAAAACCCGAGAGATGGAGCAAAATAATGGCCATTACTTCGACACAGCTATTGTGAATTCTGATATTGACAAAGCATACCAAGAATTACTTCGTTTAATTAACAAACTTGATACAGAACCTCAGTGGGTTCCATCCTCCTGGCTACGGTGA